Proteins from a genomic interval of Clostridium sp. 'deep sea':
- a CDS encoding YggS family pyridoxal phosphate-dependent enzyme translates to MRTNVLQVREKIEKAARASGRNPNDITLIAVSKTRAIADIQRAIDCGILDFGENKVQELQQKVPELPNVNWHMIGSLQTNKVKYIVDKISLLHSLDRLSLAKEVDKRAKQKNIIVKSLIQVNVSGELSKHGLNPTEVLDFCDIISDYSNIKVLGLMTIAPQTNNPSEVREVFRALRELRDSLFNKVPKSISLKDLSMGMSGDYEQAIMEGATYVRVGTKIFGDRIYKER, encoded by the coding sequence GTGCGTACAAATGTTTTGCAAGTTAGGGAAAAAATAGAGAAAGCTGCGAGAGCTAGTGGTAGAAACCCTAATGATATAACCTTAATTGCTGTATCTAAAACCAGGGCCATTGCTGATATTCAAAGAGCTATAGATTGTGGTATTTTAGATTTTGGTGAAAATAAAGTACAAGAGCTACAGCAAAAAGTGCCCGAGTTACCTAACGTAAATTGGCATATGATTGGTAGTTTGCAAACAAATAAAGTAAAATATATTGTCGATAAAATTAGTTTGTTGCATAGTTTAGATCGGTTATCCTTAGCAAAAGAAGTAGATAAACGTGCTAAACAAAAAAATATAATAGTAAAATCATTAATACAAGTAAATGTAAGTGGTGAGTTAAGCAAACATGGACTAAATCCCACAGAAGTGCTAGATTTTTGTGATATAATCAGTGATTATAGCAACATAAAAGTACTTGGTTTAATGACAATAGCTCCTCAAACTAATAACCCAAGTGAAGTAAGGGAGGTTTTTAGAGCATTAAGAGAGCTTAGAGATTCGCTTTTTAATAAAGTACCTAAATCCATATCTCTTAAAGACTTATCTATGGGTATGAGTGGTGATTATGAGCAGGCTATTATGGAGGGTGCAACGTATGTAAGAGTTGGTACAAAAATTTTTGGAGACAGAATTTATAAGGAGAGGTAA
- a CDS encoding HlyD family efflux transporter periplasmic adaptor subunit: MRRSTKTVSYRPRRPVSRRKKKKKKIKIKLIAFIVVLILAIVLIFSAVKSLFSNSLITLNKITWGSELTVDCAFVYNSHIITSTNDGILHLVAEESQNVTSGQAIANVVNEEKEAELKQKIDDLNNKLKDYDSSKYTTTTEVTDVETMHNTVRSLIKSYRYYRSYKSTAGTTKIMDEIQKVMNSFYKDKNQTDSEKQKYLELKEELNIAQTDYDHLKDELIAKSSGIVSYTLDNLEEKFATDSFPLSDHEWFLQKQSFSTAKDGDTVVKEQKIAKVIANDKWFIIARVPQKECENFLNANNFTVKVNEENTQVVFLNSVAEKKYVYFYFQVNEKPTITTRYNQVLLATEQVEGMEIPKNALEKIDDKTYVYQKNGKVYEKVEVEILKELTDKILIKSLKDGIKILKDTSYVRR, from the coding sequence ATGAGGAGATCCACTAAAACAGTTTCATATAGACCCCGTAGACCAGTTTCAAGAAGAAAAAAAAAGAAAAAGAAAATAAAAATAAAATTAATAGCATTTATTGTTGTATTAATCTTGGCTATAGTATTAATATTTTCTGCAGTTAAATCTTTATTTAGTAATTCTTTAATAACCCTAAATAAAATAACTTGGGGTAGTGAGTTAACCGTAGACTGTGCTTTTGTTTATAACAGCCATATAATAACTAGTACTAATGATGGTATTCTCCATTTAGTTGCTGAAGAATCACAAAACGTAACAAGTGGACAAGCAATTGCTAATGTAGTTAACGAAGAAAAAGAAGCAGAGCTTAAGCAAAAAATAGATGATCTTAATAATAAGCTTAAAGACTATGACTCTTCAAAATATACAACAACAACTGAAGTTACAGATGTAGAGACAATGCATAACACTGTGAGAAGCTTAATAAAAAGCTATAGATATTACCGTAGCTATAAAAGTACTGCTGGTACGACTAAAATTATGGACGAGATTCAAAAGGTTATGAATAGCTTTTACAAAGATAAAAATCAAACTGATAGTGAAAAGCAAAAATATTTAGAGCTAAAAGAAGAGCTTAACATTGCTCAAACCGATTACGACCACCTAAAAGATGAATTAATTGCCAAGAGTTCTGGTATTGTTAGTTATACACTAGATAATCTTGAAGAAAAGTTCGCTACCGATAGTTTTCCTTTAAGCGATCATGAATGGTTTTTACAAAAACAAAGTTTTAGTACAGCAAAGGATGGTGACACTGTAGTTAAAGAACAAAAAATAGCTAAAGTTATAGCCAATGATAAGTGGTTCATAATTGCTAGAGTGCCCCAAAAAGAATGTGAGAATTTTCTAAATGCTAATAACTTTACAGTTAAAGTAAATGAAGAAAATACTCAAGTAGTATTTCTTAACTCTGTGGCTGAGAAAAAGTATGTTTATTTTTATTTTCAAGTAAATGAAAAGCCTACTATTACAACTAGATATAACCAAGTTTTATTAGCAACAGAGCAAGTGGAGGGTATGGAAATACCCAAAAATGCACTCGAAAAAATAGATGATAAGACCTATGTATATCAAAAAAATGGTAAAGTATATGAAAAGGTAGAGGTTGAAATACTTAAGGAACTTACAGATAAAATACTAATTAAGAGCCTAAAAGATGGTATAAAAATCCTAAAAGATACATCTTATGTAAGGAGGTAA
- the nrdR gene encoding transcriptional regulator NrdR has translation MRCPFCLCEETKVIDSRTTEDKQSVRRRRECLDCTKRFTTYERIYELPIMIIKSDGRREAFNRNKIVHGLIKACEKRPISVSKIEEIATKIEQNLRNIMSEEIPSDLVGEAVMDELRTVDEIAYVRFASVYRKFADLERFKEELDQLLRKKKDNNE, from the coding sequence ATGCGTTGTCCATTTTGTTTGTGTGAAGAAACAAAAGTAATAGATAGCAGAACAACAGAAGATAAACAATCTGTACGTAGAAGAAGAGAGTGTTTAGACTGTACAAAAAGGTTTACTACATATGAGAGAATTTATGAACTTCCAATCATGATAATAAAAAGTGATGGACGTAGAGAGGCCTTTAACAGAAACAAAATTGTTCATGGATTAATTAAAGCCTGTGAAAAACGCCCAATTTCTGTTTCAAAAATAGAAGAAATAGCTACAAAAATAGAGCAAAATTTACGTAATATAATGTCTGAAGAAATTCCTTCGGATCTTGTTGGTGAGGCTGTAATGGACGAGCTTCGAACTGTAGATGAAATTGCTTATGTTAGATTTGCTAGTGTATATCGTAAATTTGCAGATTTGGAACGTTTTAAAGAAGAGTTAGACCAATTACTGAGGAAAAAAAAAGATAACAACGAATAA
- a CDS encoding YlmC/YmxH family sporulation protein: MKLSSLRSQVVIDIQSGERLGNVIDLDVDFSTGFITGLVVGTDNSFMSFFAKDDERVVPWNSIIKIGKDAVLINREQH; the protein is encoded by the coding sequence TTGAAATTATCTTCTTTAAGATCACAAGTTGTTATTGATATACAAAGTGGTGAACGCTTAGGTAATGTTATAGATTTAGATGTTGATTTTAGTACTGGTTTTATAACTGGTTTAGTAGTGGGTACTGACAATTCTTTTATGTCATTTTTTGCTAAAGATGACGAAAGGGTAGTGCCTTGGAATAGCATTATTAAGATCGGAAAAGACGCAGTACTTATTAATAGAGAGCAACACTAA